From Argopecten irradians isolate NY chromosome 2, Ai_NY, whole genome shotgun sequence, the proteins below share one genomic window:
- the LOC138314580 gene encoding 3-keto-steroid reductase/17-beta-hydroxysteroid dehydrogenase 7-like → MTATDQTGGGKVALITGANAGIGLTLAERLLTIHSDLHLCLACRNRHRAETARDALLLSRPKAQISIVILDTSNVQSVLSAVMDIKKLFSRIDYLYLNAGKMCVKHINFYNLFNSILKKNTLFLFNTGHGLLVHSDEQTSEGLMSTFATNVFGHFVMVKELEDILGGSQPSQIIWTSSVAGVRSAFDPRDIQAKNGMDPYGSTKCVIETTSMALNETQNKKNIYSHTTCPGLVLTNMTNGILASWIWWFILPFMYMFRLLLDHLNIDTYRGSESLVWLSQQEPTSLKTNIRYQSSTDVWGRTTVQPVQVNFSLEESLKVYEEMEMLYKGFKEKYKS, encoded by the exons ATGACTGCCACTGATCAGACAGGAGGGGGCAAAGTTGCCCTGATAACTGGTGCCAATGC GGGAATCGGGCTTACACTTGCAGAAAGACTCCTGACCATCCATAGTGACCTTCACCTTTGTTTGGCTTGTCGAAACAGACACAGAGCCGAGACAGCACGAGATGCCTTACTTCTCTCTCGCCCAAAAGCTCAAATCTCCATTGTGATATTGGACACTAGTAATGTCCAGTCTGTTCTCTCAGCCGTCATGGACATTAAAAAGCT GTTTTCCAGAATAGACTATCTCTACCTCAATGCAGGAAAGATGTGTGTGAAGCATATTAACTTTTACAACCTGTTTAATTCCATCCTCAAGAA GAATACCTTGTTCCTTTTCAACACTGGCCATGGGTTACTGGTTCACTCAGATGAACAAACCAGTGAGGGTCTGATGAGCACATTTGCTACCAATGTTTTTGGGCATTTTGTAATG GTAAAAGAACTAGAGGATATCCTTGGGGGTTCTCAGCCTTCACAAATTATTTGGACCTCCTCTGTAGCCGGTGTCCGTTCAGCCTTTGACCCTCGTGACATACAGGCCAAAAATGG AATGGACCCCTATGGATCTACGAAGTGTGTGATTGAAACTACCAGTATGGCACTGaatgaaacacaaaataaaaag AACATCTATTCCCACACGACCTGCCCCGGACTGGTCCTTACTAACATGACCAATGGTATTCTGGCCTCATGGATCTGGTGGTTTATTCTCCCCTTTATGTACATG TTCCGCTTGCTGTTGGACCACCTAAATATTGATACATATAGAGGATCTGAATCTCTG GTATGGTTATCACAACAAGAACCAACAAGTCTGAAAACCAATATCCGCTACCAGAGTTCTACTGATGTCTGGGGAAGGACCACTGTCCAAccagtacag GTGAATTTTTCTCTGGAGGAGTCCCTCAAGGTTTATGAGGAAATGGAAATGCTATACAAGGGCTTCAAGGAAAAGTACAAGAGTTAG
- the LOC138316462 gene encoding uncharacterized protein → MSRHLAISPSPMGHEFESYVRQLPGDTITVVSSTHIHDTIEDTITVVTSTYILDTTGDTITVVTSTYIVDTTGDNITVVSSTYILDTTGDTITVVTYTYILDTTGDNITVVTSTYILDTLGDIITVVSSTYILDTTGDTITVVTSTYILDTTGDNITVVTSTYIVDTTGDNITVVTSTYILDTRGDNITVVSSTYIVDTTGDNITVVTSTYILDTTGDIITVVTSTTIVDTTEDTFTVVSSTFILDTREDNIIVPLHPPTSSIPQGILSLSLHSPTSSISQGRLSLSLHPHTFSIL, encoded by the exons ATGTCCCGACATCTTGCCATTAGCCCTTCACCCAtgggtcacgagttcgaatcctatgtgagacagttgccag GggatactatcactgtcgtttcATCCACCCACATCCACGATACTATAGAGGacactatcactgtcgttacatccacCTACATCCTCGATACCACAGGggatactatcactgtcgttacatccacCTACATCGTCGATACCACAGGGGATAACATCACTGTCGTTTCATCCACCTACATCCTCGATACCACAGGggatactatcactgtcgttacataCACCTACATCCTCGATACCACAGGGGAtaatatcactgtcgttacatccacctacatcctcgatactttaggggatattatcactgtcgtttcATCCACCTACATCCTCGATACCACAGGggatactatcactgtcgttacatccacCTACATCCTCGATACCACAGGGGAtaatatcactgtcgttacatccacCTACATCGTCGATACCACAGGGGAtaatatcactgtcgttacatccacCTACATCCTCGATACCAGAGGGGATAATATCACTGTCGTTTCATCCACCTACATCGTCGATACCACAGGGGATAATATAACTGTCGTTACATCCACCTACATCCTCGATACCACAGGGgatattatcactgtcgttacatccacCACCATCGTCGATACCACAGAGgatactttcactgtcgtttcATCCAccttcatcctcgatactagaGAGGATAATATCATTGTCCCACTACATCCACCTACATCCTCGATACCACAGGggatactatcactgtcgttacattCACCTACATCCTCGATATCACAGGGGagactttcactgtcgttacatccacATACATTCTCAATATTATAG
- the LOC138316463 gene encoding uncharacterized protein, producing the protein MVYCQEVTKAGTETRNWSAAKAINECIDTLSESERKKDINSILIHSSPLPGKERSRSYEKSKGTAENFGGASDWNISVNTKTTLDFLTGVILLLGLVLYLVCSVRSAGPQCFACSSISRPEFCGAVTYCAEGEKCYIQKTRTHNGRDQYTSGCLNNQSCSLGTDFQGVPPFGQLSCVECCDGNMCNNQGCGDTGPPARESRGPYCYHCKQQPATHMCHTLTLCDQNEACTVDQTSESHYSSGCRPKGECLNHGPIEGRDVEGRGYQSRESPEASDVNTLTRSTQPCHRCCSDDFCNQNCRAETQQGASSWGVWGPWSSCSANTCSRQGQQTRTRSCRTTGVNCDGVSMQLRNCSSGLCSSCDDIYNSGFHTLGVYTIAPVGHQPLNVVCDMSDGGGWTVLQHRQHGSVSFNRGWTDYVTGFGDLRGDFWLGLEYIHLLTTSSVHVIIDMKANHRDLIRYSYDHFQVKNANSSYQLLVANDNSVNCTSYARLMYNNGSTFSTPDRQGVHGCSSRGSGWWFNECSYFNINGVIGVNDNNYGMAAFCHPNVVQLNETVMKIK; encoded by the exons ATGGTCTATTGCCAAGAAGTCACCAAGGCAGGAACTGAAACGAGAAATTGGTCAGCTGCTAAGGCTATAAACGAGTGTATCGATACATTGTCG GAATCTGAACGGAAGAAGGACATAAATAGTATACTGATTCATTCATCACCTTTGCCAGGGAAAGAAAGAAGTAGAAGTTATGAAAAGAGCAAGGGAACAGCAGAAAATTTCGGAGGAGCCAGTGACTGGAATATTTCGGTAAACACAAAGACGACATTAGACTTTC TGACTGGCGTCATACTATTGTTGGGGTTGGTGCTCTACCTCGTCTGCTCAG tacGTTCAGCTGGTCCTCAATGTTTTGCATGCTCGTCCATTTCCCGTCCCGAGTTTTGTGGAGCGGTGACCTACTGTGCCGAAGGAGAG AAATGTTATATACAGAAGACACGAACACACAACGGCAGGGACCAATATACGTCCGGATGCCTCAACAACCAG AGTTGTTCCCTTGGTACGGATTTCCAAGGAGTGCCCCCATTCGGACAATTGTCGTGTGTGGAATGCTGTGATGGCAATATGTGTAACAACCAAGGCTGTGGAGACACGG GGCCGCCAGCTCGGGAATCGCGAGGACCCTACTGTTACCACTGTAAACAACAACCAGCCACACACATGTGTCACACACTTACGTTGTGTGATCAAAACGAA GCCTGTACTGTGGATCAAACATCAGAATCTCATTATTCAAGTGGTTGCCGGCCAAAGGGA GAATGTTTAAACCATGGTCCCATAGAGGGAAGAGATGTTGAGGGAAGAGGCTATCAAAGCCGTGAATCACCAGAGGCAAGTGATGTCAATACACTGACGCGATCTACTCAGCCCTGTCACAGGTGTTGTTCAGACGACTTCTGTAACCAGAACTGCCGGGCCGAGACTCAGCAAG GTGCTTCATCTTGGGGAGTCTGGGGTCCATGGAGTAGTTGTTCGGCCAATACCTGCAGTAGACAGGGACAACAAACTCGGACCCGATCTTGTAGAACTACAGGAGTAAACTGCGATGGCGTATCAATGCAATTACGTAACTGTTCCAGCGGCCTCTGTTCAA GTTGTGATGATATATACAACAGTGGGTTCCACACTTTGGGCGTATACACCATTGCCCCCGTCGGACACCAGCCGCTGAACGTGGTCTGCGACATGTCAGATGGAGGAGGATGGacagtattacaacacagaCAACACGGATCCGTTAGCTTCAATCGAGGCTGGACAGACTACGTCACCGGTTTTGGTGATCTACGTGGCGATTTCTGGTTGGGGTTGGAATATATTCACTTGTTAACAACGAGCAGCGTCCACGTCATCATTGATATGAAGGCAAATCACAGGGATTTGATACGATACAGTTATGACCACTTTCAGGTGAAGAATGCTAATTCTTCGTACCAGTTACTAGTTGCCAACGACAACTCTGTAAACTGTACGTCATATGCTCGATTGATGTATAATAATGGGTCGACCTTTTCCACACCAGACAGGCAGGGCGTCCATGGCTGCTCTTCCCGCGGATCTGGATGGTGGTTCAATGAATGTTCGTACTTCAACATAAATGGGGTGATCGGTGTGAATGACAACAATTATGGAATGGCGGCATTTTGTCATCCAAACGTCGTTCAACTGAATGAAacagttatgaaaataaaataa